A stretch of Candidatus Cloacimonadota bacterium DNA encodes these proteins:
- a CDS encoding FAD-binding oxidoreductase, translated as MSNYDVIIIGAGSVGVPTAMALAEKKLKVLVIDSLASAGQANNKKAIGGIRATHSDFGKIKVCQRSIEIFRTWEEKFGDDIGWISGGYSFPAYTKDIERTLKELMKIQHSFGLNIKWISPEEYQKLVPGINMNGLLGSTYSPEDGSASPLLSMNAFYFKSLEYGAEYKFKENVIDLKLTRNKSTEVVTDKGKYSADFVINAAGNYAKDIGKMVGMNLPVNPDNHEAGITEPVARFFEPMVVDLRKAPGSANYYFYQNNEGQVVFCITPDPPIVEIDNDATSEFLPLCTKRMIDIYPRLTNLKVRRTWRGQYPMTPDGFPIVAKTKEIPNLINAVGMCGQGFMLGPGLGELISRIVTNELSDDDNRMLESFDQYRDFSGMEKFK; from the coding sequence ATGAGTAATTATGATGTAATTATCATCGGGGCCGGTTCGGTCGGCGTTCCCACAGCGATGGCTTTGGCAGAGAAAAAATTAAAAGTTCTGGTGATCGATTCTCTGGCTTCTGCCGGGCAGGCAAACAACAAAAAAGCAATTGGCGGTATCAGAGCAACTCACTCTGATTTTGGAAAGATCAAAGTCTGTCAGCGCAGCATTGAAATTTTTAGAACCTGGGAAGAAAAATTTGGTGACGATATTGGTTGGATTTCAGGTGGTTACAGCTTTCCTGCCTACACCAAAGATATTGAAAGAACGTTAAAAGAATTGATGAAGATCCAGCATAGTTTTGGCTTGAACATAAAATGGATTTCACCTGAAGAATATCAAAAGTTGGTTCCTGGTATCAATATGAATGGCTTGTTGGGTTCAACTTATTCGCCAGAAGATGGCTCAGCTTCGCCACTTCTTTCTATGAATGCATTTTATTTTAAGAGTCTTGAATATGGTGCAGAATATAAATTTAAAGAGAATGTGATCGATCTGAAATTGACGAGAAATAAAAGCACTGAAGTTGTAACCGATAAAGGAAAATATTCGGCAGATTTTGTGATCAATGCTGCAGGAAATTATGCTAAAGATATTGGGAAAATGGTTGGAATGAATCTGCCGGTTAATCCTGATAATCACGAAGCTGGAATTACCGAGCCAGTTGCCAGATTTTTCGAACCGATGGTGGTCGATCTGCGCAAAGCTCCCGGATCGGCAAATTATTATTTTTATCAAAATAACGAAGGTCAAGTTGTGTTCTGCATTACTCCCGATCCGCCGATCGTGGAAATCGATAACGATGCAACTTCTGAATTTCTGCCACTCTGCACAAAACGCATGATTGATATTTATCCCAGACTTACGAACTTGAAAGTACGCAGAACCTGGCGTGGACAATATCCCATGACGCCGGACGGATTTCCGATTGTAGCAAAAACGAAAGAAATTCCAAATCTGATCAATGCCGTGGGAATGTGCGGGCAGGGATTTATGCTCGGCCCTGGTTTGGGAGAATTGATCTCTCGTATTGTTACAAATGAATTAAGTGATGATGATAATCGAATGCTGGAAAGTTTTGATCAATATCGCGACTTCAGCGGCATGGAAAAATTTAAATAA
- a CDS encoding MBL fold metallo-hydrolase, giving the protein MINIKWFGHSMWKIWNDKVSVITDPFTDIGYPLPKNETADIVLSSHDHFDHNNFDLITGNFQKINNEGKYNISGVEIKTIPTWHDEEKGGKRGKNLLMKFTLDRKTFLHCGDLGHDLNDEMISKLGKIDVLFIPVGGHFTIDAVQAKKIVDKIKPKIVFPMHYKTEVLDFPIAKKEAYLDLIPSCRKVDSNILKLEADDFQTKQTIILDFK; this is encoded by the coding sequence ATGATAAATATTAAATGGTTTGGACATAGTATGTGGAAAATCTGGAATGATAAAGTTTCAGTTATCACCGATCCATTCACGGATATTGGTTATCCGCTTCCCAAAAATGAAACAGCCGATATTGTTCTCAGTTCTCATGATCATTTTGACCACAATAATTTTGATCTGATTACTGGTAACTTCCAAAAAATTAATAATGAAGGAAAATATAATATTTCCGGGGTAGAGATCAAGACCATTCCAACCTGGCATGACGAAGAAAAAGGTGGAAAAAGAGGCAAAAATCTGTTAATGAAATTTACCTTAGATAGAAAAACTTTTCTCCATTGCGGTGATTTGGGACACGACCTGAACGATGAAATGATTTCTAAACTTGGCAAGATCGATGTACTTTTCATTCCTGTGGGAGGACATTTCACCATTGATGCTGTTCAGGCTAAGAAAATTGTAGATAAGATAAAACCAAAAATAGTTTTCCCCATGCATTATAAAACGGAAGTTCTGGATTTTCCAATTGCGAAAAAAGAGGCTTATTTAGATTTAATACCTTCCTGCCGAAAGGTAGATTCAAATATTTTGAAACTTGAAGCTGATGACTTCCAAACAAAACAAACGATCATTCTGGATTTCAAATGA
- a CDS encoding DUF362 domain-containing protein — protein sequence MKVYIEKIESYDLEKIRSFLLTLPFWSKLKGKKTILIKPNLLGAFPPEKAVTTHPVVLEALISILLEKDKKVWLGDSQGGTTSTKKVWQETGMQQLAEKFNIKLLNFSEGGVQETKSKKMIFNTSKYFWEADAVINVCKYKTHSLMSFTGAVKNLYGLIPGLKKSDYHKQNPDHISFGKVISNLYDSVHEKISFNLMDGILGMEGEGPSAGIPRNFGVMFASESAPALDYVASAMMGFDPQKLDYIISVLKIENLQTSEIEIDSEWKSFTFPNVKIQGVKTLVKILAYSPKFLKNLFRKWFQVYPDFRDGCRLCRVCVDSCPVQAMKLEKGDSHPIIDHSKCIKCMCCHELCPYGVVYVKKSFLAKFVVK from the coding sequence ATGAAAGTTTATATCGAAAAAATTGAAAGCTACGATCTGGAAAAGATCCGCTCTTTTCTGCTAACACTTCCTTTCTGGTCGAAATTGAAAGGTAAAAAAACGATCCTGATTAAACCCAATCTACTCGGTGCATTTCCACCCGAAAAAGCAGTCACGACTCATCCTGTAGTTTTGGAAGCATTGATTTCAATTCTGCTGGAAAAAGATAAAAAAGTCTGGCTGGGTGACAGCCAGGGCGGAACGACTTCTACCAAAAAAGTGTGGCAGGAAACAGGAATGCAACAACTTGCTGAGAAATTCAATATTAAACTTCTCAATTTCAGTGAAGGCGGAGTGCAGGAAACAAAATCTAAAAAAATGATTTTCAATACTTCCAAATATTTCTGGGAAGCTGATGCTGTGATCAACGTTTGCAAGTACAAAACTCACAGTTTGATGTCATTTACAGGTGCGGTTAAAAATCTTTACGGACTTATTCCCGGACTCAAAAAATCCGATTATCACAAGCAAAATCCCGATCACATCAGTTTCGGGAAAGTCATTTCCAATTTATATGACAGTGTTCACGAAAAAATTTCCTTTAACTTAATGGATGGAATTTTGGGAATGGAAGGTGAGGGTCCTTCGGCAGGAATTCCCCGTAATTTTGGTGTGATGTTTGCCAGTGAATCAGCACCGGCTCTGGATTATGTAGCTTCTGCAATGATGGGTTTTGATCCCCAGAAATTAGATTATATCATCTCGGTTTTGAAAATTGAAAATCTCCAGACTTCTGAAATTGAGATTGATTCTGAATGGAAAAGTTTCACCTTTCCCAATGTGAAAATTCAAGGTGTAAAAACGCTTGTAAAAATTTTAGCCTATTCTCCAAAATTCTTAAAAAATCTTTTCCGCAAATGGTTCCAGGTTTATCCCGATTTTAGAGATGGCTGCCGTTTGTGTCGAGTTTGTGTGGATAGCTGTCCGGTGCAGGCGATGAAACTGGAAAAAGGTGATTCTCATCCGATTATCGATCATTCTAAATGTATTAAATGTATGTGTTGTCACGAATTATGTCCGTATGGAGTGGTGTACGTAAAGAAAAGTTTTCTGGCTAAATTTGTAGTAAAATAA
- the ade gene encoding adenine deaminase, which translates to MKTIQANLVDIISKTIFPAKLYWQDGRILKIEKLQKEVKKFLIPGFIDAHIHIESTMLTAQEFGRNAFQHGTVAVVADPHEIANVLGIDGVKFMIENGRKSPLKFFFGAPSCVPATPFETSGAELGPSEIEELLRMEEITHLGEMMNYPGVISEDKTVVKKLALARKYHKPIDGHAPGLLGKNLKIYVQHGITTEHECTTKDEALEKLEDGIKVIIREGSASKNYNELIPIAREHYQNCMFCCDDLHPQDLQKRHIDWHVKNAIRSGLDIFQVLQMACLNPVKHYKLDVGLLQVGDPADFLLVEDFQEIKILENYIDGKPTLQESETQEPPKINIKNNFQINEIKEEDFAVPARNGKLRVIKALDGFVLTESEIMKPKIEKGLTVADIDRDLLKIAVVNRYQNTKPVVGFITGFGLKKGAIASSIAHDSHNIVAVGTDDRSITKAVNLIIRNKGGICAVDKNSAEILSLPIAGIISDKSCQEVAEKHELLEQKAKELGSTLSAPFMTLSFMALLVIPKLKMSDKGLFDGEKFEFVDLWI; encoded by the coding sequence ATGAAAACTATCCAAGCAAATCTGGTTGATATAATTTCGAAAACCATTTTTCCCGCAAAATTATATTGGCAAGATGGTCGAATTCTTAAAATTGAGAAACTTCAAAAAGAAGTGAAAAAATTTCTTATTCCAGGTTTTATCGATGCTCATATTCACATCGAAAGCACGATGCTCACGGCGCAGGAATTTGGCAGAAATGCATTTCAGCACGGCACGGTTGCCGTGGTTGCCGATCCTCATGAAATTGCCAATGTTCTGGGAATCGACGGCGTAAAATTCATGATTGAGAATGGCAGGAAATCTCCGCTGAAATTCTTTTTTGGAGCGCCTTCCTGCGTTCCTGCCACACCCTTTGAAACCAGCGGAGCAGAACTCGGTCCGAGTGAAATCGAAGAACTTCTCAGAATGGAAGAAATAACTCATCTGGGCGAAATGATGAATTATCCGGGCGTAATTTCTGAAGATAAAACAGTTGTAAAGAAACTGGCTTTAGCTCGAAAATATCACAAACCGATCGATGGTCATGCACCGGGTTTGCTGGGGAAAAATTTGAAAATTTATGTTCAACACGGAATTACAACCGAACATGAATGCACCACAAAAGATGAAGCTTTGGAAAAGCTGGAAGACGGCATCAAAGTGATCATTCGGGAAGGTTCTGCCAGCAAAAATTATAACGAGCTGATTCCAATTGCCAGAGAACATTATCAGAACTGCATGTTCTGCTGTGACGATCTGCATCCGCAGGATTTGCAGAAACGTCATATCGACTGGCATGTAAAAAATGCTATAAGATCTGGATTGGATATTTTCCAGGTTCTGCAAATGGCGTGTTTAAATCCGGTAAAACATTATAAACTCGATGTAGGTTTACTGCAAGTTGGTGATCCGGCAGATTTTCTATTGGTGGAAGATTTTCAGGAAATAAAAATCCTGGAAAATTACATTGATGGAAAGCCGACTTTGCAGGAATCAGAAACCCAAGAACCCCCAAAAATCAACATCAAAAATAATTTTCAAATTAATGAGATAAAAGAAGAAGATTTTGCCGTTCCTGCCAGAAATGGTAAACTACGCGTGATCAAGGCTTTGGATGGTTTTGTTCTTACGGAAAGTGAAATCATGAAACCCAAAATCGAAAAAGGTCTTACCGTTGCCGATATTGATCGTGATCTGCTGAAAATTGCAGTTGTAAACCGTTACCAAAATACCAAACCTGTAGTCGGATTCATTACCGGTTTTGGTTTGAAAAAAGGTGCAATTGCTTCTTCCATTGCGCATGATTCTCATAATATCGTTGCAGTGGGAACCGATGATAGATCAATTACCAAAGCTGTGAATTTGATCATCCGGAATAAAGGCGGCATTTGCGCTGTTGATAAAAATTCTGCTGAAATCCTATCTCTTCCAATTGCTGGAATTATCAGCGATAAATCCTGCCAGGAAGTTGCAGAAAAACATGAACTTCTGGAACAAAAAGCAAAAGAACTTGGATCAACTTTAAGTGCTCCCTTCATGACGCTTTCCTTCATGGCGTTGCTGGTA
- a CDS encoding FAD-dependent oxidoreductase, with translation MVDNRIKEHPILPVPERGSVPFYWNGKKLFAAEGEVISSALFANGIKIFGHHHKGGSAQGIYCANGQCAKCTVIADGIPVKSCMTEVTENMQVKSVEGLPVLPDTAKPAETGNIEVLNYDVLIIGGGPAGLSAAIQLGENGVNTLLVDDKSKLGGKLVLQTHKFFGSVEDSYAGTRGNDIGKMLAETVMNNENIDVWTSSTALYVFKDKKVGIIKDGVYKLVEPKIVLNAAGAREKFLRFKGNTLSGIYGAGAFQTLVNRDLVRPTKRLFIVGGGNVGLIAGYHALQAGIEVVGLVEALPKCGGYKVHADKLKRLGVPIYTSHTVLKANGEESVESVTICRIDKNFQPIAGTEKTFECDTVLIAVGLESVNEFVEEARTAGIKVFAAGDALEIAEASSAMFNGKIMGLKIAKEIGADVEDIPESWYKKAAILKSHPGDINPQKVPENETGVMPIIHCIQEIPCNPCSTICPTNSINMQGDPIMGLPEYEGKCIGCKKCVAICPGLAITLVDFRKDAQNPVVTVPYEVGNMPVKDGDFVTGVDIDGNDLGSFEVTKVMDIKSNNRTQLIDLKIPKNAAKKVVSFQIQEDEISKETDKKLKKGKISDAEMVCLCERVSAEEVRELIKKGITDLNQIKAITRAGMGPCGAKTCDNLIKQIFRQEGIPLQEIEENTRRPLFVEVPMGKFTEGEKL, from the coding sequence ATGGTGGACAATCGGATCAAAGAACATCCCATTCTGCCGGTTCCGGAGCGTGGTTCCGTTCCTTTTTACTGGAATGGAAAAAAGCTGTTCGCTGCGGAAGGTGAAGTTATTTCTTCAGCTCTTTTTGCCAATGGTATCAAGATTTTTGGTCATCATCACAAAGGCGGCAGTGCGCAGGGAATTTATTGTGCAAACGGTCAATGTGCCAAATGTACTGTGATCGCTGATGGCATTCCCGTGAAAAGCTGCATGACGGAAGTTACCGAAAACATGCAGGTGAAAAGCGTGGAAGGATTGCCAGTTTTACCCGATACAGCAAAACCTGCGGAAACTGGAAACATCGAAGTTTTGAATTATGATGTGCTGATTATCGGAGGTGGACCGGCGGGTCTTTCGGCTGCCATTCAACTTGGAGAAAACGGCGTTAATACTCTGCTGGTGGATGATAAAAGTAAACTGGGTGGAAAGCTGGTTTTACAGACTCACAAATTTTTCGGATCGGTGGAAGATTCTTATGCCGGAACGCGTGGAAATGATATCGGCAAAATGCTGGCTGAAACTGTGATGAACAACGAAAACATCGATGTGTGGACAAGCAGCACAGCTCTTTATGTTTTTAAAGATAAAAAAGTCGGGATAATCAAAGATGGTGTTTATAAACTGGTAGAGCCGAAAATCGTTTTAAATGCAGCCGGAGCGCGTGAAAAATTCCTGCGTTTCAAAGGCAATACACTTTCCGGAATTTACGGAGCGGGAGCTTTTCAGACTCTGGTTAACCGCGATCTGGTGCGACCAACCAAAAGACTTTTTATCGTTGGTGGTGGAAATGTTGGACTCATTGCCGGCTATCATGCCCTGCAGGCTGGAATTGAAGTTGTTGGTTTGGTGGAAGCTCTACCAAAATGCGGCGGTTATAAAGTTCATGCTGATAAACTGAAACGATTGGGAGTGCCGATCTACACTTCTCACACTGTTCTCAAAGCAAATGGTGAAGAATCGGTGGAATCTGTTACAATTTGCCGGATCGATAAAAACTTCCAGCCGATTGCCGGAACGGAGAAAACTTTTGAATGTGATACGGTATTAATTGCAGTTGGTCTGGAATCGGTAAATGAATTTGTGGAAGAAGCCAGAACCGCCGGTATCAAAGTATTTGCAGCCGGTGATGCCTTGGAAATTGCCGAAGCTTCTTCTGCCATGTTCAACGGCAAAATCATGGGCTTGAAAATTGCCAAAGAAATTGGTGCCGATGTGGAAGATATTCCAGAGAGCTGGTACAAAAAAGCTGCCATCCTTAAATCTCATCCGGGTGATATAAATCCGCAGAAAGTTCCAGAAAATGAAACCGGCGTGATGCCGATAATTCATTGTATTCAGGAAATTCCCTGCAATCCCTGCAGCACGATCTGTCCCACCAATTCCATCAATATGCAGGGTGATCCGATCATGGGTTTGCCGGAATACGAAGGAAAATGTATCGGTTGTAAAAAATGCGTGGCGATCTGTCCGGGACTGGCAATTACTCTGGTCGATTTCCGCAAAGATGCCCAAAATCCTGTGGTTACTGTTCCTTACGAAGTTGGAAATATGCCGGTGAAAGACGGTGACTTTGTTACCGGTGTGGATATCGATGGAAACGATTTGGGAAGTTTTGAAGTGACGAAAGTGATGGATATAAAATCGAATAATCGCACTCAACTGATCGATCTGAAAATTCCCAAAAATGCAGCCAAGAAAGTTGTTTCCTTTCAAATACAGGAAGATGAAATTTCCAAAGAAACGGATAAAAAACTTAAAAAAGGAAAGATCTCCGACGCTGAAATGGTCTGCTTGTGTGAACGAGTTTCAGCTGAGGAAGTTCGGGAACTCATCAAAAAGGGAATTACCGATCTGAATCAGATCAAAGCTATAACCAGAGCAGGCATGGGACCTTGCGGAGCTAAGACCTGCGACAACCTGATCAAACAGATCTTCCGCCAGGAAGGCATTCCGCTGCAGGAAATAGAGGAAAATACACGGAGACCACTTTTCGTGGAAGTGCCGATGGGAAAATTTACAGAAGGAGAAAAACTCTGA
- a CDS encoding septum formation initiator family protein gives MKIRKKDIIFYGIIIVLLLYIFVFDSYSYYRRFDTKRKLANVQKELEDLLEDNDRLREENERLANDKQIWEKKARELGMQKKGDEVYLFSEEE, from the coding sequence ATGAAAATTAGAAAGAAAGATATTATTTTTTACGGAATTATTATTGTTTTATTATTGTACATTTTTGTGTTTGATAGTTACAGCTATTATCGACGATTTGATACGAAAAGAAAATTGGCGAATGTGCAAAAGGAACTGGAAGATCTTTTAGAAGATAATGATCGTTTGCGAGAAGAGAATGAAAGACTGGCAAATGATAAACAGATATGGGAAAAGAAAGCACGCGAACTTGGAATGCAGAAAAAAGGTGATGAGGTTTATCTTTTTTCAGAAGAAGAATAA